From one Labeo rohita strain BAU-BD-2019 chromosome 8, IGBB_LRoh.1.0, whole genome shotgun sequence genomic stretch:
- the LOC127170354 gene encoding nucleolar protein 58-like: MDTKAISSATMATTSSATMATSETTSSASASSTQLPNSLVSDGSPVEADAIATANTAATLVTSAIVSSTDDAVMKTVDALPPDTDLIVPASDGDAVTAVTDALAIVTVSPATSDSDAPATTVVAPEGPGDAKATDVSDEIKPAPEGPGDGAQIVMAGAETITDAAPQPNAETNIKPPSEAETKEEKSATNLEKKDKDASESKPPASEAGEKSEVPLAKTNEEKPATNTEKIDKDAPESKPPSEVGEKSEVPLVENKEEKTATKLEKKDKEAPESKPPSKVEEKSEVPLAESKEKKTATNPEKKDKDAPESKPPSKVEEKSEVPLAESKEEKTATNLEKKDKNTEAPVSGDIKKNKEAWKAEESREAKEEKKEKEKKKEKEYEKKDYEKKGIQCL, translated from the exons ATGGACACCAAAGCAATATCTTCTGCAACCATGGCAACAACATCTTCTGCAACCATGGCAACTTCTGAAACAACATCTTCAGCATCCGCTAGCAGCACTCAACTGCCAAACTCTCTTGTTTCTGATGGATCTCCAGTGGAAGCAGATGCAATAGCTACAGCAAATACTGCAGCGACATTAGTTACAAGTGCAATTGTGTCCTCAACTGATGATGCTGTGATGAAAACAGTTGATGCACTCCCTCCAGACACTGATTTGATTGTCCCAGCATCTGATGGTGATGCCGTCACCGCTGTAACAGATGCTCTAGCAATAGTTACAGTTTCTCCAGCAACCTCAGACTCAGATGCTCCTGCAACTACTGTGGTGGCTCCTGAAGGTCCAGGTGATGCAAAAGCCACTGATGTGTCTGATGAAATCAAACCAGCTCCTGAAGGTCCAGGTGATGGTGCTCAAATTGTCATGGCAGGTGCAGAAACAATCACTGATGCTGCTCCTCAACCTAATGCTGAGACTAACATTAAACCTCCATCCGAAGCTGAGACCAAGGAGGAAAAATCAGCAACAAATCTAGAGAAGAAAGATAAAGATGCTTCTGAAAGTAAACCACCAGCATCTGAAGCAGGAGAGAAAAGTGAAGTTCCTCTTGCTAAAACCAATGAGGAAAAACCAGCAACAAATACAGAGAAGATAGATAAAGATGCTCCTGAAAGTAAACCCCCATCTGAAGTAGGAGAAAAGAGTGAAGTTCCTCTTGTTGAGAACAAGGaggaaaaaacagcaacaaaattAGAGAAGAAAGATAAAGAAGctcctgaaagcaaacctccaTCTAAAGTAGAAGAGAAGAGTGAAGTTCCTCTAGCTGAATCCaaggagaaaaaaacagcaacaaaccCTGAAAAGAAAGATAAAGATGCTCCTGAAAGTAAGCCTCCATCTAAAGTAGAAGAGAAGAGTGAAGTTCCTCTAGCTGAGTCCAAGGaggaaaaaacagcaacaaacctggaaaagaaagataaaaataCAGAAGCCCCAG TATCTGGTGACATTAAGAAGAACAAGGAGGCTTGGAAAGCCGAAGAGAGCAGGGAAGCCaaagaggaaaagaaagagaaggaaaaaaagaaagaaaaagaatatgAAAAGAAAGACTATGAGAAAAAAGGTATACAGTGTTTGTAG